The following DNA comes from Mycolicibacterium lutetiense.
TTCCGCCGGCCGTGGTGATCGACGTCGGCTGGTGCTCGGGTCCCTGGTTCGGGGAGCCCGGATGGCGAATCGTGGAAGCCAACGCCGCATGGTCGGCGGACTGGTACGGCGCATTGGAGCTGTCCTCAGTAGTCGAGACAGTCATCGCGAGCCAAGTCGGCGTGTCGGATCGGTGGCGTTGGTATCCCAGCCCATTGCTGCTGCACTTGTCGGCGGGACTTGCACAGCGCTGACTGCTTCGTCGCGGCGTGGGGCTACGGCGTTACCGACCACCGGATAGAGGAGCTGCAAGGAATTGCGCTGCAGCACGAGGGCAGCAGCGCGAGGCTATTGGTAAAGCTAAGGAGTGAGCATGGCCAAGATAGTCATCACCTACGAGTACGAACCCAACCTTGACCACTACCCAACTGGCACGGAAACCGCTGCTGAGGCTATGCGCTTCGACGTTGACCAGGTGCTGAACGGAAACACCTACTGGGGTGAATTGCTCGACGGCGACGGCAAGATTACCGCATCGGTGGTCGAGTAGCCGGCACAGGGAATTGTTTTTCGGCGCAAGGACTCAGCGCCGAATCATCGCAGTGGAGAAACCGATGGACGAGTGGCCCGCGATGGCGGAGAACGTGCGGAGTGAACTCCGCTTCCAGGGAATGTGCAAAACGTGCGCTGAGCAAGGGCGCAGGGTGCATGTGTGCGTCTGGATTTCATGCCCGACCGGCGGTTGGTGGTCACATCGGGAACATCCCGACGATAACCACGACGCCGAAATTGGTTGGCAGCCTGAGGAAGCCATGGATGACCAGGGACACGTCTTCACCGTCGGCGAGTACACGCCGGGAGGAACAGCGGTGTAGACCCGCGCCCGAGCCGGAACGGCTGTTTCAAAAGGTGCGAGCATGCGAGCAGGTCCCGCTTGGGGATCACAAAACGAACCAATGACAAAGGGAGCAGCAATGTCCCATACCGAACAGGTCAAACCGATCGACCTTCGTGAAGGCGACCCTATTGACCTCGCCCCACTCTTGAACGATCCGTCATCGCACCCGTGGACGTGGCAGCCGTTCGGCGCTGACGACCGGAACCGGGCAGAAGCGATCGTCTCGGCCCGAGACGTGGCGCAATACGAGTTGGCGGTCGTGGAATCGGTGGAGCACGTCGACGGAGACAAGGTGGTGGTCTACAACGATCAGATCAATGTCACCGTCGCCGCGGACCACCTCATCACCCGGACGGTGGGCTGACCTGTGGCGAGCACCGACATCGTCGGCTACACGTTCCAGGCCGAGAATCTGTGTCCATCTTGCATGCGCGACAAAGTGATCAACTGGGGCAGGTTCGATCCGGAGTCCACGGCGTCCACTGAGTCGCTGCTTGCCGATCTTGCCAAAGTTGTCGGCATCGACCACATGAACGAACGCACCTACGACAGCGGGGATTTCCCCAAAGTTGTGTTCGACAGCCAGGTCGAGGATTCCGAAGACCGATGCGGCGGGTGCCATGAGCCCCTCATCGGATAGCTCGTCGAATCAACGATCTCGCCAGGGGAGTGGGCCTATGGCGATGGAGAGAATCGTTTCGTCGCGAGCTGGAGGAACTGAACGCATGAGCCCCAATCCCAGCGGCACTGGCCGACACAGTTCCGGTGACGTAGCTGCTCACAGCTCCCACCGAGGACGGCACCGCGCGCCTGATCCCCTCGTCCGCCCGGAGATCAAGATCGGATCGATGGATGCTCCCACTGATCCGATCCAAATTGGACCGCAGCAATGAGCACCGCAGCCGAGCACGCGAAAGTTGCCCAGGACACCGCTCCGTACGAGTCGAAGCGGATCGCCAACGCGATTATCGAACGCTTTCAGATCCCCGCCGAGCACGCGCTGCGTGCGGCGTCGGTGCTGGCCATCGACGATCGGCAGTGGGCATTCAAGATCAGCCAGGGCTACTGGATAGACCCTGTCCTTCAAGCAATCGAGGCGACACGATATGAGTAACCTTCACGTCGGCGGTCAGGTCCGCATCCATGTCCGCGGCGTCGATCTTCCCGCCGAGATCGTCGCGCTGTCACGGTCACGGGCGACGGTCGAATACATCGACGCCCACGGTGAGAAGCGCGCGACCAAGGTACCCATCAACGCCCTTACCCCGGCGGGCGTGGGATGACCGACGCGGTCATCGTCGACGTCGACGGGACTCTGTGTGACGTGTCGAGTGTGCGGCACTTCGTTGCTGCGCGGCCCAAGGATTTCGACGCATTCCACTGCGCCGCCGAAACGTGCCCGCCGCATACGCATGTGCTCGACGAAGTTCGTGAACATCACCACGCCGGACACCGCATCGTCGTAGTCACGGCTCGTATGTACCGCTGGGAGCAATCCACCCGCACGTGGCTCGACCGGCACATGCCGGTGCCTTACGCGGGCCCGTTCATGCGTGGCGACAACGACTTCCGCGCTGACGTGGAGGTCAAGCGCGACATCCATCGAATACTCACGCGCGATCACGGTTTCCGCATCGTTCACTGCATCGATGACAATCCGGAGATCGTTGCGCTCTGGACGGAACTCGGCATACCCACCACGGTCGTTCCTGGCTGGACGCAGTGATGCGCCGGTGTTTGTGCGGTCGACGAAGCGCCGGGTCGAGCAGCGAACACCGATGCGTGGATGTCCTCGGCGGCTACTGTCAAAACCGTCATTGGCCGACACGTTGTCCAGCTGTAGGGCGCCATCTGCGCAGACGCATCGGACCCGGTAGACGATCCAGAATCCCTTCTCCGCTTGATCTCGCAGCTCGACCAAATCGCCAACGGAGAAGCTGCGGTCGCGAAAATCGTTCGGCTTCCACGATGTCATCGTTTCCTCCTCACTTGGACTGTTCCCATTCACCCCGGTACACGACACAGACGTCGGACCTCATCGCGCGAGGCCCCCAACCCGTGTTTTTCCGAGCCTCGTTCTCGTCCTTCTTCACAGTGAGGACGGTTGTGGAGAAGGGGCGACCCTCGGCGTCGAGTTCGTCGCAACTTACCTGCCAGCGATGCCATACAGCGGCCACAAGCGAGACCCTTACCCTCGGCGTGCCAGAGCGCCAAGATCGGCCATCTTGAGTGCGCCGAACACAGTGGCTGGGTTGTACCCGAACGAAACTGGACCGTCCTTGGGCCGGGTGAACGTCGCTTCCAGCAGGCCATCGTTCGTGGCCACGGCGAACACTTCCACCCATCTGTCAGTGGTCTCGAGGAGTGCGTGTGCCTGCGTCGGGTCCAGCACCGAGGTGCCCACAGCGGCGTTGTGGTAGCCGGTGGTCTGGTCGGGCGCGGTGCGGCAGGTGTCCAGATAGCGGCGATAGGAAGCCAGCGCGTAGCTGGAGGCGTTGATGCCGCTATAGCCGGCACCGGAGACCGTGCCGGCCCACCCTTCGGTTCCCGCTGGGTTGCTGGGTCGCAGTTCAGCGACGAACACTGGGCTGGTCGCCGCTGCGCGGTGATCGAGATCGGTTTCAGCGGGGATCCCGTCGACAGAGCAGGACGCTAGGCCAGGCAGTACGCCGCTGGTGCGGTCATGACCCAGTACCGGTTGCCAGCCGGCGGCCGGCAGAGGGAGGTCTGCGACCGAGATGACTGAGAACGGTTCCTGTGCGGTGATGACCCCGCCCGAGACCGGGGAATCAGAGTCGGCCGGGTCAGCCTGAGCCGCTGACGCGGTGAACACCGCGGCGGCGCCAACGAGGGCGGCAGCGCTGGCGAAAGTGCGGGTGAGCTTCATGAGCGGTGACGGTAGGTGTTCCCCGGAGAAGGGGGAGGCAGCGGCGCGCTCCGCTGGAGCGGGTTGTGTTGCGCCGGCATGCCTCTGCGTTTACCGGGGCAGACCGGTCTGGTCGATCACCAGCGCCAGCGAGCCCCCTTGTGACGGATCGGCGTAGCGGCGGGCGAGGTAGGCGTGCAGGTCGCGGTACTGGTACTCGACGGCCGGCGGCTGCTCGCGCACCCACTCGATCGAACCTTCGTCGTGCTCGCCCACTCGCATGTAGGTCATAAGGTTGCCGGGGTTGCAATCCGCAGCGGAGTCGAGGAAAACCGCCACGGGCTCCCCGCCGCTGAGCACGTATGCCACTCGGTAATTGGTCATGGTGGCCATGCTGGTGTGATCATGGCGCTTGGGCCCGCTGCGGCGCGTCAGGGCAGCTCGATGCAGCGATGAGTAATCGGTCACCCGCGACGAAGATGCAGGGACGGGATACCCGTCGGTGTCCGTCAGGAGTATTGCCGCGCTCAGTCGAACGCCTTCCAATGGTGGCCGACGTAGCCGATGACAGCGTCCATATCGGCAACAGATTCTGGAGTGGGCATCGCCGTCTTCACGGCGCCTGCTGCACAGTGCAAGTCTCGGTGCGAGACGTACTGTCCGCGCACGTAGTCGATGAAGGCTCCGCGCGTCTCTGGACGGTCCTGATACTGCGCGCACAGGGCACGGAATTCGTCGTGAGTGATCATCGCCTTGGGCCTTTCCCGTTGGGGTGCAACGGGAAATATGCTGCGTTCTAGCGCCGCCACTGACTGTCTGCGGCGCGGTCGGGATACACCGGAACCCTGGATCGCCGCCCGTAGCGCAACCCGGATCACCCCTGGTAGTTCCGTCTGTAGCGCCGTCCGTAGTGCCGGGTGTGCACCGTGCGCGGGCGGCGGGACTGGTTGGCTCCGTGCAAGTCGTGGCGGCGGGCCGGTCTGGTATCTGGACCTGGACACCCACACAGGAGAAATTCTGCGTGCCGCTGTAACTCCCGAGCAGAGCGTGTTCAACGTGGCTGGCCCGCGCGGGTTTCGACTATGCAGCGGCGTCCAGTGCGAACAACTCCATCTGATTCGGATCGTTCGCAGTCAACAGTGTCACGTCCTCGATGTGGTCCGGATCCTCGGTCAGCAGCTCGGCTGCGTCCGCCAGTTCCACGAGCTGCCACTGCCGCTCGATGCGCTCAGCGAAGCTACCGGTGGGAAGATCGCGCGCGGCGCGGGCGCGATCGATGATCGCGTCGGCCACTGCCTGCATACGGAGATCGTGGTGCTGGTGCAGCATTTTCACGTGGGTCACCATCGCCTCGACCACGTTTGACTCCGGCAGATAGACCCCTCCGGAGGAATAGGTAGCGACACCGTCGTACAGGTCGAACGGGTCGTCGCCGATCAGATGCCGGGGACGTAACAGTCTGTCGAGAATGACCTGGTGCCGGACCGGACCGCTCGACGGGAAGACTTTCCACGCCGCGTCGGTGTCTTCTTCCCAGCGTCGCGCCGCGGTTTCGACGGCCTCGGAGACTTTCAATGCCCTGCGGTGCGACGCGCGGGTCGCGAACGCTGCAACATCAGAGCTGGAGAACACAGTCTCGATGTCGGTAGCCACAGCCTCGCGGGCTTTCCGCTCGTCGCCGTCGGCCCGCGTCAGATAGGCCTTCCAGTTCACCTCGCCGATCGCCTCAGCCGGGGTGTCGCACCGTCCGATGTGCACGCCATGAGCCAGGACCGCGTCGGAGTGGGTGGCGAAGAATCGGATATCGACGTCGTTCCCGGACAGTCGCGTGTACGCGGCGGCTATGTGGGTGGCGGTCGCGGGGTCGATGTTCTCCTCAAAGCCGTCGGCGGTGTGGAAACTGATCTGTGGAGCGGTTTGTCGTTCCGTGCTTGTCTTCCGGGTGGGCGCGGTGTTTGACACTGTCTCGGTGGTGGTGATCGAGTTCTGCTCAGCGGCAAGCCATTCCGACCATTGTTCGCTGTCACCGGCGTCGGCGCGGTCTTGCCGTGTCTCGGCGACGAACAGGTCGGCGATCTCTTGACGCCGCCTCGCCCGGTCAGCCTCGATAGCGCCGAGTTCGGAGACGGTCAGGCGAGCGTTGCCGGCGCCGAGACCGTCACTGGCGGTGTGCTCGTGCACCTTGGCGTAGCTGGTCCGCAGATCGTCCAGCTCGCGAGGCGGTGCGATCACGCCGACAAACAGCGGGTGCAGCGGTTCGTAACCTCGGAAGTGCTCGTAGTTCAGGATGGCGGCCCGCCGAAGGGTGTGTTCGGAAGGAACGTGACCGGCGTCGGCGGCTTTGGCGGCGGCGAGTCCGCGCAGTGCTCCGGAGATGTCGTGGGTGACGTGCGTCGACGGGGACACTGAGGATACCGTGGCGGGATCCAGCCCCAGGTCGGTGGCGATCGGTGCCAGCGCGGAGGCGGGTGCGGCAGCAATGACCGAGAGCACACCAGGACCTGCGAACTGCGCTGCTGCGGAAGCCAAGTCGGCGCGGTAAGTCTTCATCGCGGCCCGACGTTCTCGGTCCCGTTGTGGATTGTGGGGGCAGCGGCGCTTGGCGGTGCGGCACATTGGCGGCGTCTCCTTATCTGGTGCGGGCGACGGTCCCCGCTCCGGTCAGGAACGTAGCGTGCAGCGCCGACAAGAACAGGCCGCGCCACAGCTCTCGCACCCGCCACGTGAAACGCCGAGAAGTGCCGCACCGTAGACGGATTCACCGCCCGGACTGATTTTGGCAGCGGGGACAACAGCACCTTTCCCGGTGCGGCTCAGTTCTCTTCGATCCGACAGGTGATCGCGTACTCATCGAAGTCGGTCCAGTCGCTGCAGGTCTGCACAGCGACACGCACCGTCTCCTGGTCAGGGATCGAGGTATGGGCGACCAGGGCATGGACGAGGAGATCACGGGCGCCGTCGAGTGTGTCGCTGGTTCCGGCGATGAACGCTCCGCGGTCGGGGTGCTCGTGAGTTGGGTACAGAGACAGGCTCCAGGTGTACGCCACTGTGTTTGGGCTCCTCTTTCCGATCCGCGATCTGTCTCAGTCCTGCATAAGTCTCGGGGCCTTGCCGCTCGCCTGCGCCGTCCAGCTGCTAAACGCCGTGAAGATGGCGGCGTTGAGAACGTCTTGGAGAACTTCAAGGTCGACATGCAGCATCGGGTCACTGATCCCGATGTAGGTGATGCATCCGCCGTGCACGGCGACCGCGACGTGCGGATCGTCGGGGTCGTCGACCCCGATCCCTACCGCCTCAACGCTGGGGAACGTCGCCTGAGTCCATGCCTCATCCGCATGCCCCGCTGAGTCGATGGCTTGCTGGAGCTTCGGGGGTAGCGCGGTCATCGCGGTGCCGGTGCTGCGGGCAGCGTCGAGGACGTGGTGGGCTCGCTTAAAGGACCCTGCGTTGAGGTCGCTTCGGTATCGGCTCCACCGGAGACTCGGCTGCCGTCGGAACCGGGGTAGGGGGCCAGCGGAGCGGTGTAGGTGGGTATTTCTGCGTCCGTCCGCGCGGGGGCCGCCGGTGTCGCGCTGGACGTGGCCGCTGCGGGGACAGGGGCGCAGGTGTAGGGGTCGAAGCGGCTGGTGGACGCACCGGAGGGTCCTGCCTCCCCGTCGGCTGACACGGTGGCCGTGCTCGGCGCGACTTGGCCCTCGGAAAGCTGCGGCTCCGCGGCCGTATCGGTCACTGCGATGTTCGGTGGCCCGCCGGCCACCGGGGCGCATTGGCCGGGAGCGACGGTAGCGGTGACGGTAACGGTCGCGGGGGTCACGCGCACGTCAGCGGTCTCGGATTCGGGGAGTTCGCTGCCGGGGTCGGCGACAGCCACGGTGACGGCCGCTGACAGGGCGATGGATGCAGCGGCGGGGATCAGAAGGGCGGTCTTGAGCCTCATGGCGCGCCACGTTAGGCACGCGCCACTGCCTTCCACGAGCGCGGCGCGTCGTTACGGTGGCGCAGGTGAACACCCCCTCGATGCTGGCACGCACCGCGGTTTACGCGTTGCTGGGCCAACTGCTGGTGATCGTGGTGGTGGCAGCGGCGGTACCGGGTGGTTCGTCGTGGCTGGTGCTGTCCGGATTTGCCACCGCCTACTACGACCGAAATCTGTTCGCAGTGCGCATCGCGGCGCTGCCGTGGACCGATCCGGCTGTGTACGTGTCGATCCAGACCACGGTGCAGATGTCGATGGTCGCACTGGTGATCGCGGGGGCCTCGACGTTGGTGCGCACCAACCCGTGGCAGCACGGGGTACTCCCGGATTCCAGCCCGCCGCGCCGCGGCAAACCCAGCCCAGCGGACACCCACGCAGCTGGACCTGCACCCGCCCCCGGACTTCCTCCCGCTGCTGGGCCCGGGGCAGGCCTGTCGGGAAGTGACGCATCATGATCACCGCCCCTGCATTGCGCGCGTTGGCGCGACGGGCACTGGACACCCGACAACCCCTCAGCGCGTTGCGTGACGCCTGTTTGCGATACCGACGGCTGGCGATGCTGGCCGTCGGGCTGGCCACGGTTGTGGGTGCGGTGATGGGTGGGCTGGTGTTGGTGGCTGGTGTGTCCTCTCCAGCTGCCGCTCCGGTCGCGATTTCAGGGGTAGTGCTCACGAAGGCGGCCGATCTGTTCGGGCCGGGCGGAAGCGACAAGCTCTCGGGGGCGGAGCTGGCCGAATCCGGTGCCGATTCGAAGATCAAGTGCCTTCCGATCCCACCGATGCGGGTGGATACGCAGGACGTGACAACGCCTCCGGACCCGGTCGAGGGTGAGATGTCTCAGACACCCGAGGCGGGCCCGGTGCTGGCGCCGCTTCCGATCGCGGAGGATGGCTCACTGGAGCGCGCTGACGCCCAGACGCTCATCGACCCCGTTCCTCCCGGCACCAGCACGTTGGTCGCCCACGTCTGGTTCCTGTATCGGCTAGCCGGCCTGGGGGACTGGGACACGTTCGTGGCCGCCTACCATGCCGCGGATTTGCATGAGGACGACGAATCAGCCGATGCCCCACTGCAGCAGGTGCAGGCGCTCAACACCGCCGGTGTAGACCTAAGCCGGTACCGGCTTACCGCGGCCTCATTGACCGCTGCGGGGCAATACACGGGGCGGCTGAACGATCCGTACCCGGGATACCGGGAACTGGTGGCGATCGAGCTCGCAGCTACCTGCTTTGGTGACGAGGATGTCGCAGCGTCCCAGATGACGATGCCGCCGCCATCGACTGCCACACCACCGCCGGATCCCGTTGCAGCCGCACAGATCCCGGAACCCCACGAGTGATGATCGCAGATGAACGCGTAAAGGAGTCGCGTGGCATGCCGGATGCTCACCGTTACTGTTACCGGACGGCCCGCGGGGTTTCCGTCGGAGCTACTCGAACGACATGGAAGTTGGGGTCTACTTCCTGAATTTCGCCAACAACCTTCCAGTCCTCTGGAAGCTGGGCGAATGCCCCAGCTACGTCGGCGACGTCATGCGAGATGAGGTCGCGTCGGAAGTTGATACTCACTCCGCCTCGAGCGTGGTGCTCGCCGACGGTCAGGGTCGGATGGTGGTATGTCGCAAACTCAGCCCACCAAGTGGAACCCGCATTCTCCGTTTCCATGATGTGCTCAGTCTCCTTGCCGGCTCTGCTATTTCGTACCTTCACCGGACGTCGTTGATGGCATCGAGGAGCTGGTCCACGATCAGGCCGCTCCCCGCCGCGAACCGGCGCCCGTCGCCGGCCAGCGCCACGCCGTGATCGAGCAGGTCTCCGCGCGCGAGAACGATCCGGCCGCGACCGCGGCCCCCGGCGAGGAACGTCGAGGAGGACGTAACGGTCAGCCGACCGTCCCCCTCATCCACCAACAGGTCATGGCGCGGATCCATGATCGCCAACGCGTGCGCTCGCGTGAGCGGAGGTTGCTTCAAAGGAATCTCCCTGTATCGCGTACCTTCTGTGGACACTTATCCGCGCAGTCCGTTCGTTCGGTTTGACTTGCGTACATCCGAGGCCACCACCCATAGCTGGCACGCCAACAAAGCCCCCGTAACGCCGAGCCAGGCACCGTGGAGACCTTGACCACCGACGCCAAACACGATGTTGATCGCACCGATGCACATCGTCAGAACTCCAACGATGACCCCGCCGCGGAGGCTGAGCGCGCGGCCGGACAGGCCCGCTTGCAAGTTCAGTGCACCCAGCAGTACCAGCGCTATTCCTAGGGCGATCGTTATTTCGCCAATCATCAAGCCTTCCTCTCTTTCCGGTTATTCGAGTGTCCGTTGGGCTCTGACAGCGGATACCTTTGCCGGATCCGGTTTTCCGGTCTAGCGTTCGGCCAGTTTTCGCTGCGCTGCGTCGTCGACTTGAGTCTTCAGCATGCGTTCACGTGAGCGTCGGGAGGCGACAACCAGCGCTGCAAGCATCAGCGAGCTTGCGAATGCTGCGATGTAGACGCCGGCCGGCGGCGGCGGACTTGATGGAGCCGCCAGGTGGGCGCCGATCAGCACGCTGGAGCCAGCGAAGGTGAGCGCGACCGACAGAAACACGAGAGTGGTCCAAATGTTCTTCGACACTTCAATTTCTCCTTGTTGATGTTCGTACTCGTTCGGCTGCGCGCAGGACCCGCGTGAGTCCACTCATTCATCCTCCATACGCCAGGCAGTCGTGCGGGATTCCCCTGGATACCTGTTCAGGCAGCGGCACGGTGGGTGTGGGAGGCCGTGTCGCCGAGAACCTGAACCTCGTAGCGGAAAACGTCTCCGTCAGCGTCTGTGTCGTCCACCGAAACCAGCAGGTACGCGGCTTCGGTGGCACTGCGTTCGTCCGCAGCGGTGATGGTTGCGGAGATATCCGTCGACACCCACCACAGCGGCTGTTGCCCGTGATGTCGGTAGATCGCGGCCCGTGTGCCGGCAAGGCCCGCGTCTTCGATGACAGCGCCCAGCCCGTGGATTGGTCCGGTGCACAGGCGCACACCGTGGGTGGAAGCGCGGCGGGCCGCCTCTGCGTCCTTGGCTCCGATGAACCGGTGCAGTGTCACGCGGCGATCGAAGCGGTCAACGGATCCTGAAGTGTTCACCCGTTCATCGTATCTCTATTTTAGAGAATTCGTTATCCGATCGAGGAGATCGGTGGGGCCGGACGAAGCGGGGTTACCGTGTTGTCCCCGGGTTCGGTGCGCAACGTGAGCACGTACGTTCTACCGTCGTCGGTCGGAGCCATCTGGCCGGCCGACACCATTGACCGAACCGCCTCGCCTACGAAGTCCGGATTGCCCAGCGGGGTGTGCTCCATTTCGGCGGCAAGCGCATCGATCGTCAGTGGAATGCGTTGTCGGGTCAACGCGAATGCAGCATTCATCACCGCAGCGTTGGCTTCAGCGCCGCGGGTCCGCGACTCGGTCTCGTAGGCCGCATCAGCGTGTCGACGCATGATCCCTTGTTCCTTGCCTCTCTTGCGGGCCTGCTCGTCGCGCACCGCATCCGCCACGGCGACAAGCTCTTTGATGACCCTCCTGCGCACCTCCATTACCGCCTCGGCGGCGTACCAGTGCACATCCTGCGGCTGGGCTAGTCCGTCCAGTACGGCCAACACCACACAGACCTTGAGCTGCTGTAGCAGTGCGTGCCGGTCGGCAATCGCGCTGGCACGGTCCGCTACGGCCTCAGCGGCGACATACCCTCCCGAGGGGCTCATCGGATTGGCGGTAGCGCTGCGCCACAGTTCATCGTCCATGAACTCTTTGGCCGCCGGGGGCGGCTTCACCCAGACAGGGGGACGAGGACCGCCAGTCTGCGGAAGCATGGACGGCGCACCGCCGTACCAGTAGACCGGGGCGATCTGCAACCGCTCGGGGTAGTACCCGCCACGCATCGGCATCCGTTGAGCACCCAGCCACAAAAAGCGTTGCGGGGTGCCGCGATCGGATTCACTGAACAGAGGCGAGACCGCCTCGGGCTGGGCGCCCAGGCGGATGCCGAATCGGTAGGTGTGCGCGGTAACCATCGAGTGGCGTTCCCGGTCGGAGGTGATGTTTCCGACGTCCCCACCCATCCACATCTGGCGGTAGAGGCCGGTGGCCTTGGTGCCCTGGCGCCCCATCTCAGCAACGAACACATCGATCTCGTCAGAAGACAGCAGCACCGAGTCGCAGGCGCGCTCCTCGCCGACGCTGCCGATATGCGGAGCTTCTCCATCTGCCGATCGGTCCTCGGCTGCCTCCACGGATTCGCCGCCGGCACGGGGGAACAGCTTCAAGATCCCTTCACCGGTGCCGACCGGGACCATCATCACCCCTGGGACCAGCGTGTCGGAGGCTGTCAGCGTCACCGACTTGCCCGAGGCAGGGGGGCCGACCAGCACGCTGTAAAGGTTGATCGAGGTTCCTGCTCCAGTGGGTCCGGTCTCGGCGGGGATCGACCCGTCGGCGGGGATCAAACGCACGGTCGGCGGGACATTGGCCGCCACTCGCGGCAGCAGCGCGCCCAGCATTCCCCACCGGCCAACCCCACGTGCATCGGCAGCCGCGGCGACCTGGGATAGCCCTGGGGTCGCGGTGAAGATCCACTCGTGCTCAATTGTCTCGTGCGTTTTGCGGTTGGCGATTGGAGCGAGCATCTCGGCCCACTGCGTGCGGGTGCTGTGCACCGCTGGAACGTGCGCAGGCGTGCGGGGGAACGGGTACTCGTAGATCTCATCGTCGCCAGGTATCGGCATGTCGGCGACGTCGCTGATTTCCGGAAAGCGCCGCACCTTACGCGGTTTCGGCTCTGGCACGGAGGCAGGCATCGGGGGAGGCGCGGGCTGGGGGCTCAGCGCTGTAGCGCCATCGGTCAACGAGGGGGCCATCTCGGCGCGGGTAGCCGGCTCCGGCGGCCGAGTCACCTCGATCACCAGTGGAGTGGGCGCGCCACCGGCGATCGGTGACGAGGTATACATCTCGTCACTGTTCTCGCGCACGACGCCGTCACGTGACAGCGCTTCGCGCAGGCCCTCGGCGGCTTGCCGCAGCAGCGTGGCGCGGGTATGCGCACCGCTACGTTCAGCGTCGGCAGCCTGTTGTTCGTAGTGTTCGGGAAGTACTGGTGCCAGCGATTCGGAACTGCCTCCGATCGAGATCCCGTGCGCGCGGCCGGCTTCGACGACACTGCACCCTCGCAGCTTGGCCGCAAGCTCCAGCCGCGAGACGTGGTCGCCGGGCAAGCCGAGCTGGGCGATCATCGTTGCGCTCCACACGTGTGCGCCGTTGCCGACTTCGCAGCGGTCGTGCAGCGTCATGGATTTCTCGTTGTCAGACCCGGCCCAGTGCGCGATGTCGCACCCGCAGCCGTCGACCTGCCCAACCAGGGTGATGCGGTGATCCCCGGCGATCCAGGTCTCCCAGGAGACCGCGTCGACAGCATCGGTGAGCTCGATCGAACGGGCATCGGCAGTTACACGGTCATAAACGGTCTGCGGCCGCGGCGCCAGGCATCCGTGCAGCGGTTCCAGTCCTGCCGGAACGGGCACGCTGCGATCGAACAGCCACGCAGGAGCCACATCGAGATTCAATGCAGGGTCGGCGCCATAGGCGCTGTGGTCCAGCGGGCCACCTTGTGCGGCGGCGTAGGAGTATTGCGGAGCCTCGGCAAGCTTCGATCCGGGTGCGACGGCGTAGCGGGTTCCGGCCAGCACATCGATCAGGCCGCCGCCAGGCAGCGAAATCCCCATGGCGTCGGCAGGCAGGGTCGCGGCGTCCATGCCGTCGGGAACGCGCAGCCAGGTGTGCGACCCGCCCCACTTCTTGTTGTGGGGTTGATTCATCTGCGCTTTTGCCGGAATGACGGTGACACGTAGCCCCGCATTTTGCACGGCAATCGTGGCGTGGGTGTTTTCGGCGTCCAAGCAGATCATCCGGCTCAGCGACAGGTTCACACCGACGTTTCCGCCGCGGTGCATGTGCTCTGCGATCTGGTCCACGGTGTAGGCGGGCGCGAACGGCCAACCTGTCTGTGTCGGTCTCTTTAACTGTGCTTTCAGTGGCATCA
Coding sequences within:
- a CDS encoding phosphatase domain-containing protein; the encoded protein is MTDAVIVDVDGTLCDVSSVRHFVAARPKDFDAFHCAAETCPPHTHVLDEVREHHHAGHRIVVVTARMYRWEQSTRTWLDRHMPVPYAGPFMRGDNDFRADVEVKRDIHRILTRDHGFRIVHCIDDNPEIVALWTELGIPTTVVPGWTQ
- a CDS encoding bifunctional DNA primase/polymerase — its product is MSPDTSTPQVDTVTLTRMVSLGAHLMPLKAQLKRPTQTGWPFAPAYTVDQIAEHMHRGGNVGVNLSLSRMICLDAENTHATIAVQNAGLRVTVIPAKAQMNQPHNKKWGGSHTWLRVPDGMDAATLPADAMGISLPGGGLIDVLAGTRYAVAPGSKLAEAPQYSYAAAQGGPLDHSAYGADPALNLDVAPAWLFDRSVPVPAGLEPLHGCLAPRPQTVYDRVTADARSIELTDAVDAVSWETWIAGDHRITLVGQVDGCGCDIAHWAGSDNEKSMTLHDRCEVGNGAHVWSATMIAQLGLPGDHVSRLELAAKLRGCSVVEAGRAHGISIGGSSESLAPVLPEHYEQQAADAERSGAHTRATLLRQAAEGLREALSRDGVVRENSDEMYTSSPIAGGAPTPLVIEVTRPPEPATRAEMAPSLTDGATALSPQPAPPPMPASVPEPKPRKVRRFPEISDVADMPIPGDDEIYEYPFPRTPAHVPAVHSTRTQWAEMLAPIANRKTHETIEHEWIFTATPGLSQVAAAADARGVGRWGMLGALLPRVAANVPPTVRLIPADGSIPAETGPTGAGTSINLYSVLVGPPASGKSVTLTASDTLVPGVMMVPVGTGEGILKLFPRAGGESVEAAEDRSADGEAPHIGSVGEERACDSVLLSSDEIDVFVAEMGRQGTKATGLYRQMWMGGDVGNITSDRERHSMVTAHTYRFGIRLGAQPEAVSPLFSESDRGTPQRFLWLGAQRMPMRGGYYPERLQIAPVYWYGGAPSMLPQTGGPRPPVWVKPPPAAKEFMDDELWRSATANPMSPSGGYVAAEAVADRASAIADRHALLQQLKVCVVLAVLDGLAQPQDVHWYAAEAVMEVRRRVIKELVAVADAVRDEQARKRGKEQGIMRRHADAAYETESRTRGAEANAAVMNAAFALTRQRIPLTIDALAAEMEHTPLGNPDFVGEAVRSMVSAGQMAPTDDGRTYVLTLRTEPGDNTVTPLRPAPPISSIG